A window of the Leptolyngbya subtilissima AS-A7 genome harbors these coding sequences:
- the galE gene encoding UDP-glucose 4-epimerase GalE: MPEKSMILVTGGAGYIGSHAALALQQAGYDLLVLDNLSNGHQELVEQELQVKVVVGDISDRPFLDHLFSTYPIAAVMHFAAYIAVGESVTDPGKYYRNNVAGTLTLLEAMVAASVKQLVFSSTCALYGTPKFVPITEDHPQEPMSPYATSKQMVERMLADFDAAYGLKSVRFRYFNAAGADPDGRLGEDHAPETHLIPLVLLAALGKLESIAIFGTDYPTPDGTCVRDYIHVADLAQAHVLGLQYLLNGGNSDVFNLGNGSGFSVREVIEAARRVTQREIQVVERHRRPGDPPTLVGSSDKARSVLEWQPQYADLDTILTHAWQWHQKRHGSDRP; encoded by the coding sequence ATGCCTGAAAAATCGATGATTTTAGTGACGGGAGGGGCGGGATATATTGGCTCCCATGCAGCCCTAGCTTTGCAGCAGGCAGGGTATGACCTGTTGGTGCTGGATAACTTATCGAATGGCCATCAGGAGCTTGTGGAGCAGGAATTGCAGGTAAAAGTAGTGGTAGGCGACATTAGCGATCGCCCCTTCCTCGATCACCTCTTTTCCACTTACCCGATTGCCGCTGTAATGCACTTCGCCGCTTACATTGCCGTAGGAGAATCGGTCACTGATCCCGGCAAGTACTATCGCAATAATGTGGCTGGAACATTAACGCTTTTAGAGGCAATGGTTGCGGCTTCGGTGAAGCAATTGGTATTTTCGTCTACCTGCGCGCTGTATGGCACTCCCAAATTTGTGCCCATCACCGAAGACCATCCCCAAGAGCCCATGAGTCCCTACGCCACCAGCAAACAAATGGTGGAGCGGATGCTGGCAGATTTTGATGCAGCCTATGGGTTAAAGTCGGTTCGCTTTCGCTACTTCAATGCGGCAGGAGCCGATCCCGATGGACGATTGGGCGAAGACCATGCGCCGGAAACCCACCTCATTCCGCTGGTGCTGTTGGCAGCGCTAGGCAAGCTAGAAAGCATTGCTATCTTCGGCACAGATTATCCAACCCCCGATGGCACCTGCGTTCGCGACTATATTCATGTTGCGGATTTGGCCCAGGCTCACGTTTTGGGTTTGCAGTATCTGCTAAACGGCGGCAACAGTGATGTGTTTAATTTAGGCAACGGCAGCGGTTTCTCTGTTCGTGAAGTGATTGAAGCAGCTCGTCGGGTAACGCAACGGGAGATTCAGGTGGTAGAGCGCCATCGCCGCCCTGGTGATCCCCCCACTTTGGTTGGCAGCAGCGATAAGGCTCGCAGTGTTTTAGAATGGCAACCCCAGTATGCTGATCTCGACACAATTCTGACCCACGCGTGGCAATGGCACCAGAAGCGGCATGGTAGCGATCGCCCCTAA
- a CDS encoding signal peptidase I, whose amino-acid sequence MLSNVTTGNAYSDGEEKRGWFVGSFVTPSISPRATSAVEVKWGVHKAGDCRPEWTDPAETTTLSVLISGRFCLQFPDGETVLATQGDYALWLPGIAHFWRAEEDSVVLTVRW is encoded by the coding sequence ATGCTATCAAACGTAACTACAGGTAACGCCTACAGCGATGGGGAAGAAAAGCGAGGGTGGTTTGTTGGCTCGTTTGTCACCCCATCTATCAGCCCCCGCGCAACCTCGGCAGTGGAAGTGAAATGGGGCGTTCATAAGGCGGGCGACTGCCGCCCCGAGTGGACAGACCCGGCTGAAACCACCACCCTCTCCGTTCTGATTAGCGGTCGGTTTTGTCTACAGTTTCCCGATGGTGAAACCGTGCTGGCCACACAGGGAGATTATGCTCTCTGGCTGCCCGGCATTGCTCACTTTTGGCGGGCAGAAGAAGACTCTGTGGTGCTGACCGTTCGATGGTAA
- a CDS encoding glycoside hydrolase family 43 protein — protein sequence MAPQTYTNPVYPEYFADPFVWQYQGIYYAIGTGPAEAAGEVDELHKLRVFPLLTSEDLIQWQPAGNALLRPDPALGDNFWAPEVAYHEGIFYLYYSVGHGDKNHQLRVATSIDPLGPFQDVGESLIDPHACAFAIDPSPFQDDDGQWYLFYAQDFLDTEAGVRAGTALVVDRLSTMTTLAGDPKVVLRARHDWQRFLADRPMYGGTYDWHTLEGPCVRKHGDRYYCFYSGGRWETESYGVDYGVADHVLGPYSDAGNEQGPRVLRSHPNSVLGPGHNSIALHPDNSTEYVVYHAWDPAMTARRMCIDRLLWTAEGPRCHGPTWTPQDI from the coding sequence ATGGCTCCGCAAACCTACACCAATCCGGTCTATCCAGAGTATTTTGCCGACCCGTTTGTTTGGCAATATCAGGGGATTTATTATGCGATCGGTACGGGGCCAGCGGAAGCGGCTGGAGAAGTGGATGAGCTGCACAAGCTGCGGGTCTTTCCACTACTGACATCCGAGGATTTGATACAGTGGCAGCCTGCCGGAAATGCTCTGCTGCGGCCTGATCCCGCCTTGGGAGATAACTTTTGGGCACCGGAAGTGGCTTACCACGAAGGCATCTTCTATCTTTATTACTCCGTAGGGCATGGGGATAAAAATCATCAGCTACGGGTCGCCACCAGCATTGACCCTCTCGGGCCTTTTCAGGATGTCGGCGAGTCGTTAATTGATCCCCATGCCTGTGCCTTTGCCATTGATCCCAGCCCCTTCCAGGATGACGATGGGCAGTGGTATCTCTTCTATGCTCAGGATTTTTTAGATACGGAAGCAGGGGTGCGGGCGGGCACGGCCCTAGTGGTCGATCGCCTCTCAACCATGACTACCCTCGCCGGAGACCCCAAAGTCGTTCTGCGGGCGCGGCACGACTGGCAACGGTTTTTGGCCGATCGCCCCATGTATGGCGGCACCTACGATTGGCATACCTTAGAGGGCCCCTGCGTGCGTAAGCATGGCGATCGCTACTACTGTTTCTACAGCGGTGGCCGGTGGGAAACTGAGAGCTATGGCGTTGACTATGGCGTGGCCGATCACGTTCTGGGTCCCTATTCAGATGCGGGGAATGAGCAGGGGCCACGGGTGTTGCGATCGCATCCCAACTCTGTTTTAGGTCCGGGACATAACTCGATTGCCCTACATCCTGATAACTCCACTGAATACGTGGTTTATCATGCCTGGGATCCGGCGATGACGGCACGGCGAATGTGCATCGATCGGCTGCTTTGGACAGCAGAAGGACCTCGCTGTCACGGTCCAACCTGGACACCACAAGACATTTAA
- a CDS encoding phytanoyl-CoA dioxygenase family protein, whose translation MIQSIQKTTFSPADLDQLAEDLNRDGICIIRGLFDRALIDEWKAAFDALFQKRQQQPGGVAPRGTARGYVTLPWVAPFANPEVFANSTILGILDRVFYQEYKLVQLAADIPMQGSEYQDIHRDFRPLFSDQIVTPLYALAVNFPLVEVTADNGPFEMARGTHVMSREEGLVKLRAGEIEMEQFHMQLGDVMVRSPLALHRGTPNITPEPRPMIVMGYVMHWLHTHKVDLTLEQGYYNELSPQQQQLLRCNTVEQLADNATETYVKFEY comes from the coding sequence ATGATTCAGAGCATTCAAAAAACAACGTTTAGCCCAGCCGATTTAGATCAACTTGCAGAAGACTTAAACCGAGATGGAATATGCATCATTCGCGGGCTATTCGATCGCGCCCTGATTGACGAATGGAAAGCCGCCTTCGACGCCTTATTTCAGAAGCGGCAGCAACAACCGGGTGGCGTCGCCCCTAGGGGCACTGCGCGCGGCTATGTGACTCTGCCCTGGGTTGCCCCCTTTGCCAACCCTGAAGTCTTTGCTAACTCAACCATTCTGGGCATCCTCGATCGCGTTTTTTACCAGGAATACAAGCTGGTACAGCTGGCCGCCGATATTCCCATGCAGGGGTCTGAATATCAGGACATTCACCGCGACTTTCGCCCCCTATTTTCTGACCAGATTGTGACACCGCTGTATGCACTGGCGGTCAACTTTCCCCTGGTCGAAGTCACCGCCGACAACGGCCCCTTTGAGATGGCCCGGGGTACCCATGTGATGTCTCGCGAAGAAGGGCTGGTCAAACTTCGAGCGGGCGAAATTGAGATGGAGCAATTTCATATGCAGCTGGGAGATGTGATGGTGCGATCGCCCCTAGCTCTCCACCGCGGCACTCCCAACATTACTCCCGAACCCCGCCCCATGATAGTGATGGGCTACGTCATGCACTGGCTTCACACCCATAAGGTAGATTTAACCCTGGAGCAGGGCTATTACAATGAGTTGTCACCGCAACAGCAGCAGTTGCTCCGGTGCAACACCGTAGAACAGTTAGCCGACAACGCCACGGAAACCTACGTAAAGTTCGAATATTAG